The genomic stretch CAGCAGTATATCTGAAGATTGGATTAAAAAGGAACATTTCAATTCCATTATCATTGAAGAAGCAAGAACTTAAGAAACAAGAGAAGTCCAATCCAAGGACAGAGGGATTAATATTACAAGCAGAACAGGAGAATATATCTGAAGGAAAGGTCTATTTAcaccccaagatacaaatggCCATATTTGATTTGTACTGTTTCTCCAGTAGTAGAATATACCATCAGAAAAGCGAAATCATTATTTGACAAAACATGTTCGGGCAATATACACCAATGGTATGGCACACTAAATGAAGTTGTGTGATACTGTGCCAAGCCATCCTTCTTATCACTGGTCATGATATCATTTACACAACTTATGTAAGTATTGACAGCTTACTTTTTTTCATGAAAATGCAAAAGGCATTTAGTgttgatgcattgatagaaaagagaTAATGGACATTAGATTGGTTCATTAGAGAATCAGGAGAGATAACAAACGTGGCAATGAGAACATAGAAGAAAGCTTACTTTAAGAACTGCGACTTTGCACAACTTGGGTCGCCAACAATGCAGACATTGATGTCGCCTCTAAGGTTTATGCCTTCATGTGTTATCTTGTGAACACCACCCAAAAGCATAAGGAGGAGTGCCCTCTTTATTTCTTGATGACCAAAGACAGTAGGACATATGCTATCAACTATCTTATTGAAAAAATCAGGAGTGTTTCTCATCCTAAcaacctcatcctcctcctcatcctgttAAAGAGACAATTAATGGTTTAGGTGATACCCCACAAAACAGAAACTTGCATTGCTGCTCAATAAGACCCATCTTGTAATCTAACATCTATTGTGTTTGCATGAAATCACAAAGTTAATTATGTAATAGGTTCAAACAACACTTCAGGAGATACAATTATTAAGAGGCGCTTGATTGGTATGCATGCTCAAAAGAAAAACAGCAAACAGCTGTGATTGAACCAACATGACAGAAAAGTAATTTCAATACATGCTTTTTCTTATTGAAAAGGGCAAGGCCCTGTTTGAATTGTATGTCATTTTTTAaggacacattttccattttgtAAAAAGAGCAGTATCTTGGACTGTAAACAGAACTTACAGTGAATTTCTGTCTCTCGCTGCCATCACCATCTATGTCACGGTCCCTAATGTCCACATCTCTCCTTCCATCTGCCACCTAACAGCATTGAAGAGATAAAGGAAAACTTAAAGGAAGGCATACAAAATTAGACTTTAGTCAAACCAAAACTTTATTGCAAAAAAAAGTTCATACCTGCACTGAGTTGGCCACAAAAGCAAGGCGATACGAGAGATCTCTCACTCCAAGTGACTTCAAGCCCTTAACACCTTCTTGGACACCTGACCCATTCTTCCGCTGAGGACCTTCCCGGCGACACTCTGCTCTATCACCAGGCGAAGTTAATGCCATAACATCTGGAACAGCGACAACCGTCCCAGTAAATATAACCCTGAAAAGGTCAAAACAAAACGTTTAAAAGAAGTCAACCAGATCAGTATGCAGTAATGCTGAAAATTGCTTCAACCACTCACGTGTCTCCAGCTCTAGCCTTCTCAACAATCTCATGACGCAGAATGACATCCAAGGAACGAGGCAGTGACCCAGCAGGTATCTCTTTTGATGTCTCCTGCATCCTGACCCGCTGCCAATCTGTGAACTTGCTATCTTGACGAAGAAGAGCCCATCTTGATCGGTTTTGACATGTTGCGTTAACACATATTATTGGCTGGAGGTAAGGTATATGAACAAGCATTAGGCACATTACATGAGAAATGAAAATTACACAAGATATGGTTCAGAGTCACAACCTCAGTATACTTGAACTGCTGGTCTACATTCTTTACCACATTTCCACAATCAAGGCACTTGAAGGTACCTTGCAGTAACTCAGGTCGGACCTCACTCGTCCTTGTAACTACCCCCATTACAGATGTGAGCTTACCAATCTCCGCTGTCCCAAGCTCTCTCAACCTACCAGAGCAGAAATTTCAGTCAATATTCTGACAATCATTAAGTAATTTAGATTACACCTATGATCTAACAGAGGATTGTAAAACGAGTGTTGGACTGCAGTATCCTTTGTTCGGAAGTCGTTGAGTCGAGCTCGAAGAGTTGAGTCGACATGTCGACATGTCAACGATTAGGCGACAACTGGGCGTTGGGcgtaataataataaataatatATAATATGACAGGAAAATGAAATTATGCATCATATGATAGCAAATTAGAGTTTGACTAAGAGTTTTTTTAGCTAACGTGTGGTTGAGAGTTAGAGAGGGAACAGAGTCAGGAGGCATTGGGATTTTTAGGCGTGACTTGTTTCAGGTACCTAGCTGCTTATTGGGCCGCTGCCATTTCACTAATAAAAGCCCATGGCCCAACACTAACACCTAACTGTCTTCTTCGTCTCCTCCCGAGCTTCATCGCTCGCTCCTCTGCTCCAATGGCGTTGCGCTACCTCACCTTGCAGTAGTGGGGTTCCCTGCTCCTAAATCTgagagccggggcggcggcccctccttgccccctgGTGGCGCCGCTTGATTTCCTCTCTGTCCCGCTCGATTTCCTTCCTCCCCCACTCGATTTCCTCTCTGTCCCGCTCGAATTCCTTCCTCTCCCGCTCGATTTCCTTTTTCCCTTCCCAGGTACGCGCCAACGACCCTGGGCGCGCGACTGAACTGCCCATGACGACGCCCAGGCGAACGTGACGACGACTTTTTTCCCTGGGCGCGCGCCCAACTCAGTTTCTTTGGGCGTCCTTCCCAGTCATCCCCTCCAGAGCGCCCGGACGACTAGACGCCGTTTAGGCGACGACTAGGCGACGACTTCTGAACATAGGCAGTATCTACCAACAGAACCAGATTAATCGAAACTTAAATTCTGCAAACAATGTCATCCATCAGAATTCATTTAGTATCTATGGTGGCAGTctgaagtaaacaatagaatatcAGGGACGACTCCCTGGCTCCATTTGAAGAAATGAAACCATAACAAGGTTCAGCTAGGTTCTAAGAACCATCAATTTTGCAGAATAAAAATAAACGAGGAAACTTAAACCTAAACAAAGTTGTAGATTAAACCAGGATAAACTCATGCAGGAGCTTTTCAAGATGCACCAGCAAGCTGCTGCTACAGGAACTAAATGCTAGACTCCAGCAAATCTTATGGGAACAGAACCCAGAACAGAACCATTATTAAGTTGTAAGCCATTAGGATGTCCACCCATTTGTAGTCTACCCATATGACATCACACAATTTATTAGTTTGCCTAACACATACATCTAGAGGAGTAAGTGCAGACCTTTTGAGCATGGGGATGTTGTAGAAGGCAATATTGATATCCTTGTTGGGGCTATCATCAGAGATAATTGGTGCACGGTTCTCACCAGCCCTCTGCTCCATCACAAACCTCTTGCACGCATTCCGAAGGTATGGCTCGAACCTGGTGCAATCAAACGTATCATATCAGCATCCCCTTCCTCCTTGCAACAGATAAACGAACCAATTGTGTTACTTACTAACTAAATACTAAACAATACTGCAAACAAAGCATAATATTTCGACAGTTGGAATCTATTGACAGATAAAGCAACCAGTCGTCCACAGTCCTGACCAGACTGTTTTATCTCAAATCTAATCAAGAACTCCAAAAAGCCCACACCCACATCAGTTTTACATGGTTATTCCATCCAGCCGAAAATCTAAAATCCGCACTAATTTGCTGTCAATTCGAGCTAACTCACTAAAGCTGTCGCCTTTCCGTCCCCATTCCAACCGTAAAAAAACCACAAAACTTGCATTCAGACCCGGACCTCATCACAAATCTGGCTCGCAAAGACACAAAAGTAAATCTGACCTGAGGTACTCCTCGGAGATGGCCTTCTGGAGGACGTCGTTGAAGCGCATGACGTGCGCGAAGTCGACGTACATGGTGGTGGACTCCCGCGACCGCATGGCCTCCATCTCGACGTCGTAGAACGGCTCCGCCGCATCCTCCGCATCCTTGAACCTGGGGGGAACGAAATCGCACGACGCATCAAACAAACCGCGCCACGGGGAACCCTAGGGTGGAGGGAAGAACGGAAGGGAACGGAGGGgaggggcgtcggcggcggcggtcgtcTCACCGCTTGAGGAACTCGAGGAAGATGTtctccacccgcgccgccttctcGTCCACGAAGAACCCGCCGAAGGCCTCCATGGCGGGCGATGAggattctagaaccttctggaTCTGGAGGCGGGTCTAGGGATTGGGGCTGGTACTCTGGTCTGAGTGCGAGTGCAAGTGCTCGCCCGGATGAGAGGGTTTGCTGGGTTTGGGGAAgaaggggaggcggcgctggGGGTGTTGTTGGCGGGAATGTGGTGGCGGCTTGGCGCCAATTCTTGGCGCCAAAAACGGGCTGGAGCCTGGAGGGTTGGTGGTGATTGTATGGACCGCGTCCGTGCACCGGTCGCGCCGGATTGTCTCTGGTGTGTGGGCCACACCGCGTGAGCCGAGCGGTAAGGAGAACACAGGCTCTGTGGCCCGGGTGCACGCGGGTCGGTGTCGTGGTAACCTGCTAACCCTGGTGCCTCGTTCTTGGGCCCATGTTGGGTTGTGGTAAATGGACTGCACTGTAGTGGACTGAGTTTTGATATGCCATAGCTGCAGACTTGTACAAGCCCGCATCACTCGTTGGCACTTCAACATGgcaattcctatacaccgaccaggtcggtggttaCCGCGCGTCGCACACCCCCGCGTGCGGtaatgggccggcctggtcggccatTTCACGtttatttatttctgttttctgtttctttttttgtttttgtttcttttgtttttgttttttctgtttcttttttttgttaaaatttaaaaagttcaaatctaaaaaaaattcaaattcaaaaaatgttcaaatcggaaaatcgttcaaattttaaatttattcatattcaaaaaacgTTTAATTTCGAAAATTGTTTGatctaaaaaattgttcaaatttcaaaattgttcagatttaaaactgttcaaaatttaaaacggttcaaatttgaaactgttcagttaaaaatgttcaaattttaaatctgTTCAAAATTTTGTGAAATATTTTTTCTCGAAAAaatcttttcaaatttttagattttaaaAAACGAAAATATATTTCTGTGACTGCTACGTATATTCAGAAAAGTGCTCAGAACTGAAACATTGCTCGTGAGAGATCGAACTCGTGAGTCCTGACTGCTTCGTAGCGAACTGAAAAAAGCCGGACGGAATCGTGGGCCGGGCCCAACAACGGCCGGGTGTGCGGCTCGTCCCTCGCCACCGACCAGGTCCAGGTCGGTGCAAAGCACTCCCCCTTCAACATGGGCTTTCTTTTATTATTTTCATAAGATCTTTCTCCTCCTTTAGTATTTTGTACTATTAGTCCCTTTGGAATTGTAAAACGTTTGAGTAGGTCttcatgtatctagacacatttgaaTTCACTCATTTTAGTCTATATGTAGTACGCGTCCACGTCGAAATATCCAAAACATGTTATAATTCAGAACGGAGAGAGTCTTTTATAATTTGCAAGTACATCATGGATTCCTATTAGTATATAGATAATGTttcatgtgatttttttttgaggCATCACCCAGAAAAAAAAAGCTTCTTCACCTGAATTTTCACATTGCACGATGAAGAAGTCGTGATCCAAACAATTTACAAACATGTAACACGAGGGAAGACCATGCCCCCGCTATAAGGAATCCTCTACATTTTTATGCAGTCACACTCATCACAATTATCACAACAATCTCTTTAGCTTCTAGTTCGGTCCCAAATTACTTGTGACCTCAAATAGTCACCACACGTGAATCTAACGCCAGAGACACCACCCTCGCTTGCTAGAAcatgccagcaacatcggcgggcATTGCAAAACTGAGTCTAGAGCTAGAACAAGGGGAAGAGGCCCGTCGTGGCCATCCTCTATCTGGTTGCTTCCTCGGATAATGGCGAGACTGTTTCAAAGAAGCGgatgtttcttcttatggtagcaTCGGTCCTTAAAATAGCGTAGTATGATAAAATAGTGCAGCTCTTAAAATCCGCTATAACGAAGATATATCGCGCTACAAATCTATATGACGCTATAGCGGATGATTGTACACACATTTCATTTAGCGAGACATTCCTCAGAACACGCTAGTGCCGCAATAGTGCCCTACTTAAAACATTGCCTATATGGTCTCTATCCTCTGATAATGTTTTACCACATATGCGCAAAAAAATTCTATTCGCGATGGACTTTTATTTTTTTGCCGTGACTTAGTTTTGTCCCACCAATAGTATGATGTCAAAAATAATGTCAAGACAAGTTACGATGTCAAAGCAGCAAACGTACCAAGAAGCTTCGTATTCATGAACCTGGTGCATGTCACAATCTTCTTTTTGCGCATTAATCAGTTCGATACCACAATAGCACCAAAAGTACTACCAGTCTACCACGATGTCAATTGCCAAAGGCTCAAAGCTGCAAACACCACCAAAAGTACGGGGCATGCTACAAAGAAATTAACATTCAGTGCGAAGGAGAATCAAACTATGAAAGCAGCGAGCATGTAAACGAGCCTGTGCTGTGCAGGGACAGCTTCTGCTCTTAGTCATTTCCACGAACACCTTCCTCGCGCTACTtatggccctcctcctcctcatcgtcctCGAAAGCGTCCTCGATAGTTCCGGTTTTGAGGTCCAGCGTGAACCCCTCCAActcctcgtcatcttcgtcctcctcctcctcgccgtccgcggcggcggccggctcaaggacctcgtcgtcctcgccgtcggaGGTGGAGTAGCCGTCAGGCCTCGCGGGTGGGATCCGCCGCGCCATGCGCCGGTAGCCACGAGCGTCGACGGCGCCGAGACGGGTCTCCGGGTGGCGGCGGATCAATGTTGCCGCGGCGGTCACCGGCTGGCGGCGGAGCCAGGCTGCGCGCCCACTTAGCAAGGAGACCGCGCGGCGGAGCATGTTTTTTTGGTTTTTTGGTGTTGTGGCAAAAGCGTGCCCAGCCGTTCTGTGCCCAGGCGCGAATCACAGATGCGGAGTGAGCCGTCGGACCAAGTCGACGCCCGCCCGCAAAGCCGTGCGCTGATGGGCTCTGGAGTTTTCTTTTCTACTCCTATTTTTTCTGAAGCAAAGATACCGGTGGTTTGGAGAAacaaagggtgtgtttggtagcccgggctaAGGGAGAATAGCTATCTGTTCTTATACAAGCTGACCCTAACTAAGCTAAGCTCAGATTTTTTCACGTGTTTGGTAGGTTGTGTTGGTTGAGACATGCTGAGTACATCAGTTGTTTGGAGGGCTGTATGGGGTGAGATATGCTGAGGAGGTCTAAGATTTGCACAAAAACCCCTGaacacaaaaataaaaagcaatcagaTCCCTGCAtacaaaataaaaagcaatcgggtccctgtcAAAAACGCAATCGGGTCCCTGGCGAGGAAACtccggcgagcgagctccggtgGCGGCGCGAGGCCGTGGCTGGTCGTCGCGGAGCTGGCCGTCGCGGTGCTGGCCGTGGCTGGCTGTCGCGGCGCAGACCGTGGCTGGCCGTCGCGGCGCAGACCGTGGCTGGTCGTCGCGGCTATGGTCGTAGCTGGCCGTCGCGTGTGCTCTGGCGAGGGAGCTCCGGTGGCGAAGGATCTCCGGTCGCGTGTGCTCTGTGGCGAAGGAACTCCGGTCGCGTGTGCTCTGGCGAGGGAGCTCCGGTGGCGAAGGATCTCCGCTGACCGTGGCTGTCCCAGGCGAGGGAGCTCCGGCGTGAAGGTGCGGGGCGGCCGTCGGTGTCGTCCGGCGTCGAGGCGGCGGCGTCCGGCGTcgaggaggcggcgcagagggcgacGTCAAGAGCGGGGCGATTTTGGTGCTTTTGGAGCGAGAGCGGTTAGGGGGGGGAAATGAGCGAGACTGGTCCTGACCCCTGTTGGATTTTGGCCCAGACGCGAGGCGCGGGGGGTTTTTTCCGGGCGAGGTCAGCCCTGCCTAGGTGCGAAGCTCGATTTCAGCTTCTCTACCGGGCAGGGCTGAGAGGCCTTTTCCGGGTGAGTTGGGCAGTGCCCACTTGGGAGAGCCGACCTACCAAACAGCTAAAATCTCAGCAATCTCTGTTGAGATGAGATTTGCTGGGTcggcccgacctaccaaacacaccNNNNNNNNNNNNNNNNNNNNNNNNNNNNNNNNNNNNNNNNNNNNNNNNNNNNNNNNNNNNNNNNNNNNNNNNNNNNNNNNNNNNNNNNNNNNNNNNNNNNTAATGGAAGGGTCATGAACAAAATGCAtcatctctttttcttttgaaaGATTTCTCCATGGCTTTATCTTGTAAACTTGAACCAAGTGAACCCACCTAATGGAATTACACCCAAAAAAATGGTAGATGAGTTTTACGAAAACCAAAACATCTCAATTAATATGTATGTGTTATGTGTAGCCAGTATGTATGTGTAGCCAAAATAAAAATTCCAAATCTCACAATCGGTATGTGCAATCTGACCATGCACCGAATCCAACAAAGTAGGATGATTTTCTAATTTCAGATCGACTATATAGCAAGAGGATTAAATAATACATGACTTGATTTCGTGCATAGCTTGATCgattctatgcttcactaatcCACAGTAGCAGACGACGTCATGGCTACGGCCAGTCAACCAAGTCCAACACGATCTGAAATTGTAGATACACCTTGCTTTGGTTTGGACCAGTTTAACTAGCAGGAGAAGGATTGAGAGTTAACCAGCTAGGCCATGAGGTTTTGAGGGAAGAACATGAGGTTTGGGGGACGGGAGAGCTAGAGCGGAGTGAGAGCAAAAACACATGTATGTGGCAATGCGTATGAGAAcgcgactaagagcatctccactcctccccccgacgaggctcccggcgagccttttttccatccggacggcgtaattcggtccagtcgcgcccccggttcctcgttttcgtccggatttgggcctaaattcatccggcgatcccacgccatccccggcccccggggagcgctcggggactccggacgaaacgaaagcgcgggaaataccgaggaaacttcccgcgcgtccggtggccccaacttgtcggcgagagaaaccgatcgtcgtcctcatcgcatcgtcttccgcgcgccgtaaaagcctgccgccggtccgcattcgccggccacgcggcgagttaatgtcgtcgtcttccgcgcatgcatcgtcttccgcgcgcactaaaggccgccgctggtcggctcgccgcggacgcgtcgcattccacgcggcatttaatcccccgcgccggccacgcctatatacgccggtccgctcgccgcgaggcgcgCCCGTGcttcactctccctccactctccctctactctcccaatggcgttctacgacgacgacggcgcagccaacaacggcttcccccgccggtcgctccacgcgtgggaggggcacctcctccaccaggcggggtacccctgcccgccggacacgatgcctcccggaggcggctggcggctaagtgctggcggcgtaccaatcccgccgccgccgcggggccacgccctcgacgtcgccatcgaggaggcgaggatgaccatgaccgacgaggagcgcgccgacccgcgccaccaccccgacaactacacgcggtggaactcctacttcctccggccgtgggagcgggagctggcggcctacgacagcccgccgcctccgcctccgcgcaacaacgccgcgggccgccgacggtggtggagcgcgccggaaaggacgcgcggcgaacgtcctcgcgcacatcgagggcggcaacttcccggtgctcacgatgccccctccatcggcatcgagggcatcggcgagccgccgtcggggaaacgtctggcagccacggcgcatggctgccagctcgtcgtcctccggatcggcgtcgaggtcatccaggaggcggagcagcagcggcggctgctggacctggccgccgcacgccaactcgccgcccgcgccgctccaaccgccaacgacgatgtcgcgcggtaccgccgtcctgcgacacctccatccggcgtcgttgtccccgtcgtcgacctcgagtcctcctccGACGGccgggtacaagccatccccgggcggggagacgccggccagggcagcaacgcgccaggccgcgcagccgaaggccaacgacgacggctccgacgacgacggcggcgactacacggtgttctaccgccatttcggcatgtagagcgccgtgttttaaaattagtgtttgaattcccctagccgaattcgaaatatagtcgaattcggcctctttgtatgaactccgcccgtaatgtaataaatatcattaaatttagtctatattcacccgtttttagccgtagtttgtcaagtttccattttttaaattcgcatcgtcgacttcgcctgggcacgcggctgggaaactactactccccacgccaaaacttcctccaatccggacgaaaatttcgccggatttgggcgtggggagcgccaacgagtggggatgctctaagttaGTCGGTCGTAGTGGTGGCCGGATGGGAGGATGGGCTTGGCCATAGGCCCTAGTAATATTTGTTTGCACTTTCAGAAGACTGGGCAGGAGCCTAGTGCAGGCCCAGTCTGGCCTCCACGATGTTCCTGCCATGCATAGATACCCGCTAGGGTTGGGATTCCCTTGCACCGTGACACTGATGCATGGCCG from Lolium rigidum isolate FL_2022 chromosome 4, APGP_CSIRO_Lrig_0.1, whole genome shotgun sequence encodes the following:
- the LOC124706532 gene encoding uncharacterized protein LOC124706532, yielding MLRRAVSLLSGRAAWLRRQPVTAAATLIRRHPETRLGAVDARGYRRMARRIPPARPDGYSTSDGEDDEVLEPAAAADGEEEEDEDDEELEGFTLDLKTGTIEDAFEDDEEEEGHK
- the LOC124647913 gene encoding DNA replication licensing factor MCM6 isoform X2: MEAFGGFFVDEKAARVENIFLEFLKRFKDAEDAAEPFYDVEMEAMRSRESTTMYVDFAHVMRFNDVLQKAISEEYLRFEPYLRNACKRFVMEQRAGENRAPIISDDSPNKDINIAFYNIPMLKRLRELGTAEIGKLTSVMGVVTRTSEVRPELLQGTFKCLDCGNVVKNVDQQFKYTEPIICVNATCQNRSRWALLRQDSKFTDWQRVRMQETSKEIPAGSLPRSLDVILRHEIVEKARAGDTVIFTGTVVAVPDVMALTSPGDRAECRREGPQRKNGSGVQEGVKGLKSLGVRDLSYRLAFVANSVQVADGRRDVDIRDRDIDGDGSERQKFTDEEEDEVVRMRNTPDFFNKIVDSICPTVFGHQEIKRALLLMLLGGVHKITHEGINLRGDINVCIVGDPSCAKSQFLKYTAGIVPRSVYTSGKSSSAAGLTATVAKEPETGEFCIEAGALMLADNGICCIDEFDKMDIKDQVAIHEAMEQQTISITKAGIQATLNARTSILAAANPTGGRYDKSKPLKYNVALPPAILSRFDLVYIMIDEPDENTDYHIAHHIVRVHQKKEEALSPAFSTAELKRYFAFAKSLKPQLSSEAKKVLVESYVALRRGDSTPGTRVAYRMTVRQLEALIRLSEAIARSHLERIVLPAHVRLACKLLKTSIISVESSEIDLSDFHDNEDANAPANDPAPPGETDDEPADAGKKKLVITEEHFQRVTQALVMKLRQHEESLKKDGDGLAGMKQGDLIIWYVEQQNAQGAYSSTDEVKEEVKCIKAIIERLIQREGHLIVIDEGSAVADDGAAAVRKVEHRILAVNPNYVID